A genomic window from Chloroflexota bacterium includes:
- a CDS encoding heme-binding domain-containing protein: MGATPANPPVKTEPPWDSPQTRTQFMRSCGDCHSNETVWPWYSRVPPASILVARDVREGRQKLNASEWDTRPQDTRELSEVMQQGEMPPAMYVVIHPDAVLSNADRQALLKGLTATFGVGHGGR, translated from the coding sequence ATGGGTGCTACGCCTGCAAATCCGCCCGTCAAGACCGAGCCACCGTGGGACAGCCCGCAGACACGCACGCAGTTCATGCGCTCCTGCGGCGACTGCCACAGCAACGAGACCGTCTGGCCCTGGTACAGCCGCGTCCCACCCGCGTCGATTCTGGTCGCGCGCGACGTACGCGAAGGACGCCAGAAGCTCAACGCCTCCGAGTGGGACACGCGGCCGCAGGACACGCGCGAACTGTCTGAAGTGATGCAACAAGGCGAGATGCCGCCGGCCATGTATGTGGTGATACATCCGGATGCCGTGCTTTCGAATGCCGACCGGCAGGCATTGCTCAAGGGGTTGACCGCGACGTTCGGCGTTGGACACGGCGGACGGTAG
- a CDS encoding extracellular solute-binding protein, translating to MKRITILVLVAAILLIAACGPTSTPAATQAPAAGGTVSGAITIWNGYHSGDNEEKALNQLLDGAKKQFPDAKITVLEVPFEQLFAKFETEAGSGGGPDMFIAPNDSLGTEVRGNLLAPLDDMLKGKLDSFSKLSIEGVTVGGKIYAVPMIPKALAMYYNKTTVTAAPKTTDELLAAVKSGKKVGVPNSAYHTFGWWRAFGGSLMDASGKCVADTNGTADAFTYVLSLKTAGAQIRADGDLDTLYRAGNLDIYFNGPWVLGGNEDALGKDKVGVAPMPKGPKGDAGPLTGIDGWYVNANSKNKGGAVALALYLASKDAQTVYANVAGDPAARTDVTPSNANVKAFADAANAGFARPQTAEFGNFWTPFGDAATKIFEGKSTPADAIKSACDAMNKANKK from the coding sequence ATGAAACGTATTACGATTCTTGTACTTGTGGCGGCCATCCTGCTGATAGCGGCTTGCGGTCCGACATCAACGCCGGCGGCCACTCAGGCTCCAGCCGCCGGCGGAACCGTCAGCGGCGCCATCACGATCTGGAACGGCTACCACTCCGGCGATAATGAGGAGAAGGCGCTCAATCAGCTCCTCGACGGCGCCAAGAAGCAGTTCCCCGATGCCAAAATCACGGTGCTCGAAGTGCCGTTCGAGCAGTTGTTCGCCAAGTTCGAGACCGAAGCCGGCTCCGGCGGCGGCCCCGACATGTTCATCGCCCCGAATGACAGCCTGGGCACCGAAGTGCGCGGCAACCTGCTGGCCCCGCTCGACGACATGCTCAAGGGCAAGCTCGACAGCTTCTCGAAACTGTCGATTGAGGGCGTGACGGTGGGCGGCAAGATCTACGCCGTGCCGATGATCCCGAAGGCGCTGGCGATGTACTACAACAAGACGACGGTGACCGCCGCGCCCAAGACGACGGACGAACTGCTGGCGGCGGTCAAGAGCGGCAAGAAGGTCGGCGTCCCGAACAGCGCTTATCACACGTTCGGGTGGTGGCGCGCCTTTGGCGGCAGCTTGATGGACGCCAGCGGCAAGTGCGTTGCCGACACGAACGGCACAGCGGATGCGTTCACGTACGTGCTCTCGCTGAAGACCGCAGGCGCGCAGATCCGCGCCGACGGCGACCTGGACACGCTGTACCGCGCAGGCAACCTCGATATTTACTTCAACGGCCCGTGGGTGTTGGGCGGCAACGAGGACGCGCTCGGCAAGGACAAGGTCGGCGTGGCGCCGATGCCGAAGGGACCCAAGGGCGATGCCGGCCCGCTGACCGGTATTGACGGCTGGTATGTCAACGCCAACAGCAAGAACAAAGGCGGCGCGGTCGCGCTAGCGCTTTACCTGGCCAGCAAGGATGCACAGACGGTGTATGCCAATGTGGCCGGCGACCCGGCGGCGCGCACCGATGTCACGCCGAGCAACGCCAACGTGAAGGCGTTTGCCGACGCCGCGAACGCCGGCTTTGCCCGACCGCAGACGGCGGAGTTCGGCAACTTCTGGACGCCATTCGGCGATGCGGCGACGAAGATCTTCGAAGGCAAGAGCACGCCTGCCGACGCGATCAAGAGCGCTTGCGACGCCATGAACAAGGCGAACAAGAAGTAG
- a CDS encoding glycosyltransferase yields the protein MRILFVTPYAPTVIRTRPYNFLCGLAQAGHRVTLATIWQDAADHESLGWLAAAGIELHAERLTRTRIARNVARAVFGRAPLQASFAWHPHLAAQLVRLVESRSFDVAHVEHLRGARYALALAPRLPTVWDSVDCISALFAQAQQYSLTWRGRLMTTLELGRTRRFEAALVTRFHRVLVTSDADKRALDALASGLAPSPVRVVPNGVVLVTPAAGQPRQRDTIVLSGKMSYHANITAALHFVREILPLIWAERPQTRLWIVGQSPPPAVLRLAADERITVTGAVPDMATYLSQATVAVCPVVYGAGVQNKVLEAMACATPVVSTGRGLGAVAASDGAEVLRADTPAEFARAVLRLLADDAQARRIGEAGRAYVERAHNWYASIAALEAIYAECVAGR from the coding sequence ATGCGCATTCTTTTTGTCACACCGTACGCGCCGACGGTCATCCGCACGCGACCCTACAACTTCCTGTGCGGGCTGGCGCAGGCGGGCCACCGCGTCACGCTGGCGACGATCTGGCAGGATGCCGCCGATCACGAGTCGCTCGGCTGGCTGGCCGCCGCGGGCATCGAACTGCATGCCGAACGGCTGACGCGCACGCGCATTGCGCGCAACGTGGCGCGCGCGGTGTTTGGCCGTGCGCCCCTGCAGGCATCGTTCGCGTGGCACCCGCACCTGGCGGCACAGTTGGTCCGGTTGGTGGAGAGCCGGTCGTTCGATGTCGCGCACGTCGAGCATCTGCGCGGTGCGCGTTATGCGCTGGCCCTGGCCCCCCGGCTGCCCACCGTGTGGGACAGCGTTGATTGCATCAGCGCATTGTTTGCGCAAGCGCAGCAGTACAGCCTGACATGGCGCGGCCGTCTGATGACCACGCTGGAGCTTGGCCGCACCCGCCGCTTCGAGGCGGCGTTAGTCACTCGCTTTCACCGCGTGCTGGTCACGTCGGATGCCGACAAGCGCGCACTGGACGCCCTCGCCAGCGGGCTGGCGCCGTCGCCCGTTCGGGTGGTGCCTAACGGCGTAGTGCTTGTGACGCCGGCGGCGGGGCAACCGCGCCAGCGCGATACCATCGTGCTGTCCGGCAAGATGAGTTACCACGCCAATATCACCGCGGCCTTGCACTTTGTGCGCGAGATTCTGCCGCTGATCTGGGCGGAACGGCCGCAAACCCGGCTCTGGATTGTCGGTCAGTCGCCGCCTCCCGCCGTGCTGCGACTCGCCGCCGATGAGCGCATCACGGTGACCGGCGCCGTGCCGGATATGGCGACCTATCTGTCTCAAGCGACCGTGGCTGTTTGCCCGGTGGTCTACGGCGCAGGGGTGCAGAACAAAGTGCTGGAAGCGATGGCGTGCGCGACGCCTGTGGTGAGCACCGGGCGCGGACTCGGCGCCGTGGCGGCGAGTGACGGCGCGGAAGTCCTGCGCGCCGACACGCCGGCGGAGTTCGCGCGGGCCGTGCTACGCCTGCTGGCCGACGATGCTCAGGCGCGCCGTATTGGCGAGGCCGGCCGCGCCTACGTGGAGCGCGCGCACAACTGGTACGCCAGCATCGCTGCACTCGAAGCGATCTACGCGGAGTGTGTGGCCGGGCGATAA
- a CDS encoding glycosyltransferase, whose translation MRILWLASWFPSPQDTGNKIRVFNLVRAAASRHEVTLLSFADTGDNIDEAGLTPYAHVAGIVQRTRPAPSRLANLRALLSPLPRSIVLGHSPEMARCFDAEVRTGRYDLLIVCHYDNARYALRYTATPKLLEEIETGPLRGAVALARAGPPRARAWLSWMKTRNYIAGLMRHFNACTVASELERANLMLGNARRCPVAVVPNVVSAAVDHANAVKNPYRLIFNGALSFGANFQAVDYFLREVWPAVLQAEPRAELWITGRTDDATRNRVPPAQRVLFTGYLADVKPAVAEAAVCIAPLQVGGGTRLKILEAMVLGTPVVSTSKGAEGLEVRDGEHLLIGDTPEQFAAQVVRLLRDEELRDRLAANARRLVEGTYDWSVIAPKFLSLLEQVAQC comes from the coding sequence ATGAGGATTCTGTGGCTGGCGTCGTGGTTCCCGTCGCCGCAAGACACCGGCAACAAGATTCGCGTGTTCAATCTGGTGCGTGCGGCGGCAAGCCGTCACGAGGTTACGCTGCTTTCGTTTGCAGACACCGGGGACAACATCGACGAGGCGGGTTTGACGCCCTATGCCCATGTTGCCGGTATTGTGCAACGCACGCGCCCGGCGCCGTCCCGACTCGCCAACCTGCGGGCGCTTCTCAGCCCGCTACCGCGATCGATCGTGCTGGGTCACAGCCCCGAGATGGCGCGCTGCTTTGACGCTGAAGTGCGGACGGGCCGCTATGACCTGTTGATCGTCTGCCACTATGACAATGCGCGTTACGCTTTGCGATACACGGCCACTCCAAAACTGCTTGAAGAGATCGAAACTGGCCCGCTGCGCGGCGCCGTCGCGTTGGCGCGCGCTGGTCCCCCGCGCGCGCGCGCCTGGCTGTCCTGGATGAAGACGCGGAATTACATCGCCGGCCTGATGAGGCACTTCAACGCGTGCACGGTCGCCTCTGAGTTGGAGCGCGCCAATCTGATGCTCGGAAACGCCCGGCGCTGCCCGGTCGCCGTTGTGCCGAATGTTGTGAGCGCCGCCGTTGACCATGCGAATGCGGTCAAGAATCCGTATCGGTTGATCTTCAACGGGGCGCTCTCGTTCGGCGCCAATTTCCAGGCCGTTGACTATTTCCTGCGCGAAGTCTGGCCTGCGGTGTTGCAAGCGGAGCCGCGCGCCGAACTTTGGATTACCGGGCGCACGGATGACGCGACGCGCAACCGCGTGCCGCCTGCTCAGCGTGTTCTGTTCACCGGCTATCTAGCCGATGTCAAGCCGGCCGTCGCTGAGGCTGCGGTCTGCATTGCGCCGCTTCAGGTGGGCGGTGGCACGCGCCTGAAGATTCTGGAGGCGATGGTGCTCGGTACGCCGGTTGTGTCGACCAGCAAGGGCGCCGAAGGGCTTGAGGTGCGCGATGGCGAGCATCTGCTGATTGGCGATACGCCGGAGCAGTTTGCCGCCCAGGTTGTGCGGTTGTTGCGTGACGAGGAACTGCGCGATCGACTGGCCGCGAACGCGCGGCGACTGGTTGAGGGGACATACGACTGGTCGGTCATTGCGCCGAAATTTCTGTCGCTGCTGGAACAGGTTGCTCAATGCTAG
- a CDS encoding glycosyltransferase — translation MRVLLLSQIVPYPPDSGPRIKTYHVLRYLASRGHQVTLATFVRPGEEKGLDVLREFCHAVYPVPMRRSRLVDARDYLRALARGTPFLVERDSKQAMHDLVQRLTSEQSFDIVHADQLTMGQYALGARSGNRIFDAHNAVWAIVERARTTAFPLVRPALALEARRLQRYEGMLCRAVDGVLAVSAVDQAKLVQAGARAESITVIPIAIDCGAQPPLTLRPEAKSIVSASTLFYPPNADGVRWFARDVYPLVRREQPDADLTLIGARPPHDLVSMNGRDGITVTGYVPDVDLWLSRAAVMVVPVRAASGMRVRILEALSRGIPVVSTTMGVEGIEAVHDIHLLIADDAREFAAQVVRLLADPALRIRLASAGRALVQAKYDWQVALPAVEAAYAKALQRVASN, via the coding sequence TTGCGAGTTCTGCTTCTCTCCCAGATCGTGCCGTACCCCCCGGATTCGGGGCCGCGCATCAAGACGTATCATGTGCTGCGCTACCTCGCCTCGCGTGGGCATCAGGTGACTTTGGCTACGTTCGTGCGTCCTGGCGAGGAAAAGGGATTGGACGTGCTGCGTGAGTTCTGCCACGCCGTCTATCCCGTGCCGATGCGCCGCAGTCGCCTTGTCGATGCGCGCGACTATCTGCGCGCACTGGCACGCGGGACGCCGTTCCTCGTTGAACGCGACAGCAAGCAAGCCATGCACGATCTCGTCCAACGCCTGACCAGCGAACAGTCATTCGACATCGTTCACGCCGACCAGTTGACGATGGGGCAGTATGCACTGGGGGCGCGCTCCGGCAACCGCATATTCGATGCGCACAATGCGGTTTGGGCCATTGTCGAGCGCGCCCGCACGACCGCCTTCCCACTCGTGCGTCCTGCGCTCGCCCTGGAGGCGCGCCGATTGCAGCGCTATGAAGGAATGCTTTGCCGCGCGGTTGACGGCGTGCTTGCCGTCAGCGCAGTGGATCAAGCCAAGCTCGTGCAGGCGGGCGCGCGCGCGGAGTCGATTACGGTGATTCCAATCGCCATCGATTGCGGCGCACAGCCGCCGCTCACCCTGCGACCAGAAGCGAAGAGCATCGTTTCGGCCAGCACGCTCTTCTACCCGCCCAATGCGGATGGAGTGCGCTGGTTTGCTCGTGATGTCTACCCCCTGGTGCGGCGTGAGCAGCCGGATGCCGACTTGACGCTCATAGGCGCGCGTCCGCCGCATGACCTGGTGAGCATGAATGGGCGCGATGGCATTACCGTGACGGGATATGTGCCGGATGTAGACCTCTGGCTGTCGCGCGCTGCGGTGATGGTCGTTCCCGTGCGCGCTGCGAGCGGTATGCGCGTGCGCATCTTGGAAGCGCTTTCGCGCGGAATCCCGGTCGTCAGCACCACGATGGGCGTCGAAGGCATCGAGGCGGTTCACGACATCCATTTGCTGATTGCCGACGATGCCCGTGAATTTGCCGCCCAGGTTGTGCGCCTGCTGGCCGATCCCGCTCTGCGCATCCGTCTGGCGAGCGCCGGGCGCGCGCTTGTGCAAGCCAAATACGATTGGCAGGTGGCCTTGCCCGCGGTCGAGGCCGCCTATGCGAAGGCGTTGCAGCGTGTCGCGTCGAACTGA
- a CDS encoding glycosyltransferase: protein MLINALSAGTLVVVLLCLAYLLTLAVASAKSITTTPSQSCSARFAVVVPAHNEAAVIGATVRQLRQQTYQPDRFDIHVIADHCADQTVGEARIAGAICWERTDGERHGKGAALAWQFERLFASAPGYDAVVVFDADTRVDPAFLSVMDARLAQGAEVIQGCHRIVNPNDSWFAALTWAMFMIDNRIQNHGRVVLGWSAKNMGDSICYRANVLKRLGWGTDLTEDYKFRQRLLLDGICIAYEPGAIGYGEAPVSWAAARAQRSRWLRGAYTASRQNAMQMLREGLRRRDSALLDGAAQAVLPSYSTLTLLAAIVFAAHVLAGNMVSPVLSLLWGIVLAVLVAYPLWGLALERAPARAYLVMLLGPVFIVWRTWLSLRARLGGPVDWVRTARRAESKLD from the coding sequence ATGCTGATTAATGCTCTATCGGCGGGCACACTGGTTGTTGTGTTGCTGTGCCTGGCGTACCTGTTGACTTTGGCAGTAGCCTCGGCTAAGTCGATTACTACAACTCCTTCCCAGAGTTGCAGCGCGCGCTTTGCGGTGGTGGTACCGGCGCACAACGAAGCCGCGGTTATCGGCGCGACCGTGCGACAATTGCGGCAGCAGACCTATCAGCCGGACCGTTTTGATATTCATGTGATTGCGGATCACTGTGCAGACCAGACCGTCGGGGAAGCGCGCATAGCCGGCGCGATATGCTGGGAACGCACAGACGGCGAGCGGCACGGGAAAGGCGCCGCGCTCGCCTGGCAGTTCGAGCGGTTGTTTGCGAGTGCCCCCGGCTACGATGCGGTTGTTGTTTTCGATGCGGACACACGCGTGGATCCGGCGTTCCTGTCGGTGATGGACGCACGTCTGGCTCAGGGTGCTGAAGTCATTCAGGGTTGCCATCGCATTGTGAACCCCAACGACTCATGGTTCGCTGCGCTGACGTGGGCAATGTTTATGATTGACAACCGAATCCAGAATCACGGACGCGTGGTGTTGGGCTGGTCGGCCAAGAACATGGGTGACTCCATTTGCTATCGGGCGAATGTGTTGAAGCGGCTGGGGTGGGGCACGGATCTGACGGAAGACTACAAATTCAGGCAGCGCCTGCTGCTGGACGGCATTTGCATCGCGTACGAACCGGGCGCAATCGGTTACGGGGAGGCGCCGGTGTCGTGGGCGGCGGCGCGCGCGCAGCGTTCGCGCTGGTTGCGCGGCGCCTACACGGCCAGCCGCCAGAATGCCATGCAGATGCTGCGCGAAGGGCTGCGGCGGCGCGATAGCGCGCTGCTCGATGGCGCGGCGCAGGCGGTGCTGCCGTCGTATTCCACGCTGACGCTGCTGGCAGCCATCGTATTTGCAGCGCACGTGCTGGCGGGCAACATGGTTTCGCCGGTGCTGTCGCTGCTCTGGGGGATTGTGCTGGCCGTGCTGGTCGCGTATCCGCTCTGGGGCCTCGCGCTGGAGCGCGCACCGGCGCGCGCCTATCTGGTCATGCTGCTCGGTCCCGTGTTCATTGTCTGGCGGACGTGGCTGAGTTTGCGCGCGCGCCTGGGCGGGCCGGTTGATTGGGTGCGTACGGCGCGGCGTGCTGAATCCAAACTCGATTGA
- a CDS encoding glycosyltransferase family 39 protein, which translates to MTIANGTPAGGAWAARLMTWLAAHGALTAICLLAFVVRGAWALSADRFDPILAGNAYHGDAVDHHALAVHLVRGLGYTWDGATPTAYRMPGYPLFLAALYVTIGQALLGVRLVQAAIGAALCLPVYRIARDLAGPKRALVAALSTALYPTLVYMTGWLYSETLFITVLWLALALAGRAMAYPAWKAAAAGGAVLGVAVMIRPEVALWPALLFILALLIRWPARRLRVIMAVQIIALAVALPWAVRNTIQLGSWVLLTTSGGSNLYAGNNPRADGGSAWVYPVEGLSEVESDRALMRRSLDWIKAEPMAALALVPRKIAKFIAPLERETGGNTGTLATIINIPFAAFLVAALAGFVRLRDNLRAVMLASLFTWYLLMAVVFYGGSRIALPVAPALVIFACAAWPNRSGRDRIASLSDRS; encoded by the coding sequence ATGACGATCGCGAACGGTACGCCGGCGGGCGGCGCGTGGGCTGCCCGGCTCATGACTTGGTTGGCTGCGCACGGCGCGCTGACCGCCATCTGTCTGCTGGCGTTCGTCGTGCGTGGCGCGTGGGCCCTGAGCGCCGATCGCTTCGATCCAATCCTGGCCGGCAACGCATACCACGGCGACGCCGTTGACCATCATGCGCTGGCGGTGCACCTCGTGCGCGGGCTCGGCTACACGTGGGATGGCGCGACCCCGACCGCCTATCGCATGCCGGGGTACCCGCTGTTTCTGGCCGCGCTCTACGTGACGATCGGTCAAGCGCTGCTCGGCGTGCGCCTGGTTCAGGCGGCCATCGGCGCGGCGCTCTGTCTGCCAGTGTATCGGATTGCCCGCGACCTCGCCGGCCCCAAGCGTGCGCTCGTCGCGGCGCTCAGCACGGCGCTGTATCCGACGCTCGTCTATATGACCGGCTGGCTGTATTCAGAGACGCTGTTCATCACGGTGCTGTGGCTTGCGCTGGCGCTGGCCGGGCGCGCCATGGCCTATCCGGCGTGGAAGGCCGCAGCCGCAGGCGGCGCGGTGCTTGGAGTGGCCGTGATGATTCGGCCCGAAGTGGCGTTGTGGCCGGCGCTGCTTTTCATCCTGGCTTTGCTGATTCGTTGGCCTGCAAGGCGGCTTCGGGTGATCATGGCGGTGCAGATCATCGCGCTGGCTGTGGCGCTGCCGTGGGCTGTGCGTAATACGATCCAGCTTGGCTCGTGGGTGTTGCTGACGACTAGCGGCGGATCGAACCTGTACGCCGGAAATAACCCGCGCGCCGATGGCGGATCGGCCTGGGTCTATCCCGTGGAAGGACTCAGCGAAGTCGAGTCTGACCGCGCGCTCATGCGGCGGTCCCTCGACTGGATAAAGGCTGAGCCGATGGCGGCGCTGGCGCTCGTGCCCCGCAAGATCGCCAAGTTCATCGCCCCGCTGGAACGGGAGACGGGCGGAAACACAGGCACGTTGGCGACGATCATCAACATTCCCTTTGCCGCATTCCTGGTGGCCGCCCTGGCTGGCTTTGTGCGGTTGCGCGACAATCTCCGCGCGGTCATGTTGGCCAGCCTGTTCACCTGGTACCTGCTGATGGCAGTCGTCTTCTATGGCGGCAGTCGCATTGCACTGCCCGTCGCGCCGGCATTGGTCATCTTTGCCTGTGCGGCGTGGCCCAATCGATCAGGCCGAGACCGAATTGCGAGCCTGTCGGATCGATCATGA
- a CDS encoding glycosyltransferase family 39 protein — protein MRKLVLVIALTVALRLGAAVYLGDNAAPLSGAHDQISYDTLALRLLDGHGYSFAQDWYPFTKANEPTSHWSFAYTLYLTAVYAVTGHHPLAARLIQALLSGGIAWLLYRLGTTLFDRRTGLAAAAAFALYAYWIFFNAALMTQTFYVMCLLSALLAVLQLRERPSMRGWVWLGLSLGLGALFRQTLILFAPVLVLWLAWDGRARIPRTAWLTRDLVRGAAVAAVIVALMILPWTVRNYLAYDDFLLLNSNGGYWFYASNHPIHGTNFDPSAAPPIPAALVGLSEPAIDRALFREGLNEIAADPGRFVLLSLNRTKDYFWLVPSDQSSPISNAARLFSFALYLPFMLLGLWLSRKNWRACLPLYLYIGFDTVLHLATWAAPRYRLPSDALLMVFVGLSLRRFIRL, from the coding sequence ATGAGAAAACTGGTTTTGGTAATCGCGCTTACTGTGGCCCTGCGGCTCGGTGCTGCCGTGTACCTTGGCGACAACGCGGCACCGCTGTCGGGCGCACACGACCAGATATCCTACGACACGCTGGCGCTTAGACTGCTCGACGGGCACGGATATAGCTTCGCCCAGGATTGGTATCCGTTCACCAAAGCCAACGAGCCAACGTCGCACTGGTCGTTCGCATACACACTTTACTTGACGGCCGTGTATGCCGTCACCGGGCATCATCCGTTGGCGGCGCGTCTGATTCAGGCGCTGCTGTCCGGCGGCATCGCCTGGCTCCTGTATCGCCTCGGCACGACGCTGTTCGACCGCCGCACCGGGCTGGCTGCCGCCGCGGCGTTTGCGCTGTACGCGTACTGGATCTTCTTCAATGCCGCGCTGATGACGCAGACGTTCTATGTTATGTGCCTGTTGTCTGCGCTGCTGGCGGTGCTTCAGTTGCGCGAGCGGCCGTCGATGCGCGGGTGGGTTTGGCTGGGGCTGTCGCTCGGGCTGGGCGCGCTCTTCCGGCAGACGTTGATACTTTTCGCGCCGGTGCTCGTGCTCTGGCTGGCCTGGGATGGGCGCGCCCGTATCCCGCGTACAGCCTGGCTAACGCGCGACCTGGTGCGCGGCGCTGCTGTGGCTGCGGTGATCGTGGCGCTCATGATCCTGCCGTGGACCGTGCGCAACTACCTGGCCTATGACGATTTTCTGCTGTTGAACTCCAACGGCGGGTACTGGTTCTACGCGTCGAATCATCCAATCCACGGCACGAACTTCGACCCCAGCGCGGCGCCGCCGATTCCGGCCGCGCTCGTGGGGTTGAGCGAGCCGGCCATCGATCGCGCCCTGTTTCGCGAAGGGCTAAATGAGATCGCAGCCGACCCCGGCCGGTTTGTGCTGTTGTCGCTCAATCGCACCAAGGACTATTTCTGGCTGGTGCCGTCTGACCAGTCCTCGCCGATCAGCAATGCGGCGCGACTGTTTTCGTTCGCGCTTTACCTGCCGTTCATGCTGCTGGGTCTGTGGCTGTCGCGCAAGAATTGGCGCGCATGCCTGCCGTTGTATCTTTACATTGGGTTTGACACTGTGTTGCATCTGGCCACCTGGGCTGCGCCGCGCTATCGCCTGCCGAGCGATGCGCTGTTGATGGTGTTTGTCGGGCTTTCGCTACGCAGATTCATTCGACTCTAG
- a CDS encoding acyltransferase produces MQLRMPAGHGLRIMTILTGHDHSGIILGCEVMGHHMAGNESVLKSWVRPLYRRALLLWFRLGTAGKHVYVHPSVGIRGAGRIRLGDEVHVHAGCILEAQPGLGITLADGCRIGPRVLLIADASHAGPVGRITMGRNGYVGPYSILHGDGGLVIGDDALVGPHVAIMSHNHGFSDPDTPIRLQPETYRGIQIGNDVWIGTGAMIMDGSHIGRGAVIAAGAVVTGDIPELAVAAGVPARVIRHRGPSV; encoded by the coding sequence ATGCAACTACGCATGCCCGCCGGGCATGGGCTTCGCATCATGACAATCTTGACGGGACACGATCACTCCGGAATAATACTGGGCTGTGAGGTAATGGGGCATCACATGGCAGGGAATGAATCTGTGCTGAAATCGTGGGTTCGGCCCCTCTATCGACGCGCCCTCTTGCTCTGGTTCCGGCTTGGCACAGCGGGCAAGCACGTCTACGTTCATCCGAGTGTGGGCATTCGCGGAGCCGGCCGGATACGGCTGGGCGATGAGGTGCACGTGCATGCCGGCTGCATCCTTGAGGCGCAACCCGGACTGGGCATCACGCTGGCGGACGGCTGCCGGATTGGGCCAAGGGTGCTTCTGATCGCCGATGCGTCCCACGCCGGCCCGGTCGGGCGCATCACTATGGGGCGTAACGGTTATGTGGGGCCGTACTCGATACTGCACGGCGACGGTGGTCTCGTAATCGGTGACGATGCGCTCGTCGGACCGCATGTGGCGATCATGTCGCACAATCACGGATTCAGCGACCCGGACACGCCCATCCGGTTGCAGCCGGAAACATATCGCGGCATTCAAATTGGAAACGATGTTTGGATCGGGACCGGCGCGATGATCATGGACGGTTCCCACATCGGCCGCGGTGCCGTCATCGCGGCGGGCGCCGTGGTTACGGGCGACATCCCGGAGTTGGCCGTGGCGGCGGGCGTGCCGGCACGCGTGATTCGCCATCGAGGTCCTTCGGTATGA
- a CDS encoding glycosyltransferase family 2 protein: MPELSIVIVNFNTPAYTAQCLDSLRANAPNVDTEIIVVDNASTDDSVARLTAGYPEITMIRSETNRGIAGGNNLGIRATSGKYVLLLNNDTLVLPNSIDRVVQFLDAHPQAGGVGGQLLNPDGSFQSSHYPFASFGIVLLLTTKLGQLIRPEYPSFGPNGPERAVDWLSTAFMLFRRDALDQVGLVDEGFFIYSDESDLQYRLHKHGWQICYDPDVKTIHFGGRSLTPWKRRRLVYRGYMLYFHKHLGVFQTLLLRLFFAVVSAAKLLFWALVSIAPRTRVRAAAELRSNLDILRMSLAPGIEPV, translated from the coding sequence ATGCCTGAGCTTTCCATTGTCATTGTCAATTTCAACACGCCCGCGTATACCGCGCAGTGCCTCGACTCGCTGCGCGCCAACGCACCGAACGTGGACACGGAGATCATCGTCGTTGACAACGCATCGACTGATGACAGCGTGGCGCGCCTGACCGCCGGCTATCCAGAGATAACGATGATCCGGAGCGAGACGAACCGGGGCATTGCTGGCGGCAACAACCTCGGGATTCGGGCCACGTCCGGCAAATACGTGTTGCTGCTCAACAACGACACGCTGGTGCTGCCAAACTCAATTGACCGTGTCGTCCAGTTCCTCGACGCGCATCCGCAGGCCGGTGGCGTGGGCGGCCAGTTGTTGAATCCGGACGGCAGCTTTCAGAGCAGCCACTACCCGTTCGCGTCGTTTGGCATTGTACTACTGCTGACCACAAAACTAGGTCAGTTGATTCGTCCGGAATACCCGTCTTTCGGCCCTAATGGCCCGGAGCGTGCGGTGGACTGGCTCAGCACGGCGTTCATGCTGTTCCGACGCGATGCGCTCGACCAGGTCGGGCTGGTTGACGAAGGATTCTTCATCTACTCGGACGAATCCGATTTGCAGTACAGGTTGCACAAGCATGGCTGGCAAATCTGCTATGATCCGGATGTAAAGACCATTCACTTTGGCGGTCGGAGTCTGACACCATGGAAGCGGCGGCGGCTAGTCTACCGCGGGTACATGCTCTATTTTCACAAGCACCTTGGCGTGTTTCAGACGCTGCTCTTGCGCCTGTTCTTTGCGGTGGTGAGCGCGGCCAAGCTCCTCTTCTGGGCGCTTGTGTCGATTGCCCCGCGCACGCGGGTGCGGGCGGCGGCTGAACTGCGGTCGAACTTGGACATCTTGCGCATGTCGCTGGCGCCTGGCATAGAGCCGGTCTGA